The uncultured Desulfobulbus sp. genome window below encodes:
- a CDS encoding glycosyltransferase — MLFLDTSFLSATDISYWRYLLKFALRQLSIDQKVQEGARIPLDEKEEFVFISSSQVLSRHLLTSYKHIYISPQQLPQCIDLYLYQQLLTEKNNEDFNAVDVVAWLQTLTPAIHHVSLLSSVFSADAYLPSFLENITELTGYDNCEHFLIRPGSPGLEHPMLVKHVRNHPGAIYINLKDDPGLYQVWNIGVRLATAPYLSNANLDDRRAPSHLTRLCNTLDEHPDVALASSRLQTTYQPNLPWTSAANCSQMFANVQGGRFTAANLMTHTGNGIRPQNLPHCMPVWRRRLHADYGEFDEKNFGPSADWEFWLRAGAQGESFYFLPEFLGLYLKNHESYWHRQDKSKQEHFDRKILQKYTEVLHYKNQPFHQPLAMDIALAQRLLSAHNYGSGICWLLRSLKRACHYGPATQKLLATLCQNFLGCSSFGWGSLLSQWNGKSEGLLSFMVNLTHNFGGSVDKPLYRVFDFAFIDWYEMTGNREWLLLRALLARLTKRKFLEAVLLKTIFEKEARWFWHHWQTIYRFTVPLKEMTSLLGCMSEVTQTDPEHARNIRLHFFPDYRSSNSYLELLYHSMVKQGGRVQAISTSTNLEALCPIPDKKNILHIHWIQAIFKDSTLDELNKRADNFLAQLLQLQQKGFSLYWTVHNRLSHDGQDSNFEFEFRKRLAAAVDRIYLHHPLALELLEWLDHRKKVYLVEHGPYATPTIIDQEPRISRKIIGLDPQKFVLCHLGLIREYKGLRQTLPVILGSLPLRNNVQVVVAGRIVGPSLQKWLRKQRHPGLLMKEERLSQTELDHFMHAADFGFLSYRDILTSGSLFHWFSSGRPVIAPAKGTIPAYVVDGWNGFLYTDESDLSDILMRATALSVEAKKQMGINARTVAKRIKWEFFC; from the coding sequence TTGCTCTTTCTCGATACATCCTTTTTATCGGCTACAGATATTAGCTATTGGCGCTATTTACTCAAATTCGCCCTGCGTCAGCTATCCATTGACCAAAAGGTTCAGGAGGGGGCGCGAATTCCTCTTGATGAAAAAGAAGAATTTGTCTTTATCAGCTCCTCCCAAGTTCTCTCTCGTCATCTTTTAACCAGTTACAAACACATCTATATCTCCCCTCAACAGCTACCTCAATGTATAGATCTTTATCTCTACCAGCAATTACTCACTGAAAAAAATAATGAAGATTTCAACGCAGTAGATGTTGTAGCCTGGTTACAGACATTGACACCGGCTATTCACCATGTAAGCCTACTCAGCTCGGTATTTTCTGCTGATGCATATCTGCCAAGCTTTCTCGAAAACATTACTGAATTGACGGGCTACGATAATTGTGAACATTTCCTTATACGGCCTGGCTCTCCTGGACTTGAGCACCCAATGCTGGTTAAGCATGTTCGGAACCATCCTGGAGCAATCTATATCAACTTGAAGGACGATCCCGGATTATATCAGGTTTGGAATATCGGAGTTCGACTGGCCACTGCCCCTTATCTGTCAAACGCAAATCTGGATGACCGTCGTGCCCCAAGCCACCTCACACGCCTATGCAACACCCTTGATGAGCATCCAGACGTAGCTCTTGCCAGCTCTCGCTTGCAAACCACTTATCAACCAAACCTGCCTTGGACGTCTGCAGCCAATTGTTCGCAAATGTTCGCAAATGTTCAAGGTGGCCGTTTTACGGCGGCAAACCTTATGACTCATACCGGTAATGGAATACGCCCTCAGAATCTGCCACATTGTATGCCGGTTTGGCGACGTCGCCTACACGCCGATTATGGTGAATTTGATGAGAAAAACTTCGGCCCTTCAGCCGATTGGGAATTTTGGCTGAGAGCTGGGGCACAAGGAGAATCTTTTTATTTTTTGCCCGAGTTTTTGGGACTATACCTCAAAAACCACGAATCCTATTGGCATCGACAGGATAAATCCAAGCAAGAACATTTTGACCGCAAAATTCTGCAAAAATATACCGAGGTCCTTCATTACAAGAATCAGCCCTTTCACCAGCCACTGGCAATGGATATTGCCTTAGCGCAAAGGTTACTTTCTGCTCATAATTATGGGAGTGGAATCTGCTGGTTGTTACGCTCACTGAAGCGTGCTTGCCACTACGGCCCTGCCACGCAAAAATTACTAGCAACGCTTTGCCAAAATTTTTTGGGCTGCTCCAGTTTTGGATGGGGTTCGTTGCTTTCACAATGGAATGGTAAAAGTGAAGGTCTGCTCTCATTTATGGTCAATTTGACCCATAATTTTGGAGGATCAGTCGATAAACCTCTCTACCGTGTCTTTGATTTTGCTTTCATTGATTGGTATGAGATGACGGGGAATCGAGAATGGCTTTTATTGCGTGCATTGCTGGCCCGACTAACTAAACGAAAATTTCTAGAAGCTGTACTTCTAAAAACTATTTTTGAGAAGGAGGCCCGCTGGTTCTGGCACCATTGGCAAACTATCTACCGCTTCACCGTACCTTTGAAAGAAATGACATCCTTATTGGGCTGTATGAGTGAAGTAACTCAAACCGATCCGGAACATGCTCGTAACATTCGATTACATTTTTTCCCCGACTATCGCTCATCTAACAGCTATCTAGAACTACTGTACCATTCAATGGTCAAACAAGGTGGACGAGTTCAAGCAATATCAACAAGTACAAATCTTGAGGCACTCTGCCCCATCCCTGATAAAAAGAATATTCTCCATATTCATTGGATCCAGGCAATTTTCAAGGACAGCACCCTCGACGAATTGAACAAGCGAGCGGATAATTTTCTTGCACAGCTGCTTCAGCTTCAACAAAAAGGCTTCTCACTCTATTGGACAGTCCATAACCGACTCAGTCACGATGGACAAGATTCAAATTTTGAATTTGAATTTCGGAAACGACTCGCTGCAGCAGTGGACCGTATTTACCTGCATCATCCCTTGGCTCTTGAATTACTGGAATGGCTCGACCACCGAAAAAAAGTTTACTTGGTAGAGCATGGCCCCTATGCCACGCCCACGATAATCGACCAAGAACCTCGTATATCTCGAAAGATAATTGGGCTTGATCCTCAAAAATTTGTTTTATGCCATTTAGGTTTGATCCGGGAATACAAGGGATTGCGGCAAACTCTCCCTGTTATTCTGGGAAGCTTACCTTTGAGAAATAACGTACAGGTAGTCGTTGCAGGAAGAATCGTTGGTCCATCGCTTCAAAAATGGCTCCGCAAGCAACGACACCCCGGCTTATTAATGAAAGAGGAACGATTGAGTCAAACGGAACTTGATCATTTTATGCATGCCGCCGATTTTGGTTTCTTAAGCTACCGCGATATACTGACATCTGGCTCATTGTTCCATTGGTTCTCCAGCGGTCGACCGGTTATTGCACCGGCAAAAGGAACAATACCTGCTTATGTGGTCGATGGATGGAATGGTTTTCTCTATACTGATGAATCAGATCTAAGTGATATTCTTATGCGAGCCACAGCCTTGTCGGTAGAAGCAAAAAAACAGATGGGTATCAATGCTCGTACAGTGGCAAAAAGAATTAAGTGGGAGTTTTTTTGCTGA